The proteins below come from a single Oncorhynchus keta strain PuntledgeMale-10-30-2019 chromosome 1, Oket_V2, whole genome shotgun sequence genomic window:
- the elovl8b gene encoding ELOVL fatty acid elongase 8b, whose protein sequence is MSCCRVVQSKCCVERALSLVQRFSRCQMASTWQSVQSMRQWILENGDKRTDPWLLVYSPMPVAIIFLLYLGVVWAGPKLMKRREPVDLKAVLIVYNFAMVCLSVYMFHEFLVTSLLSNYSYLCQPVDYSTSPLAMRMAKVCWWFFFSKVIELADTVFFILRKKNSQLTFLHVYHHGTMIFNWWAGVKYLAGGQSFFIGLLNTFVHIVMYSYYGLAALGPHTQKYLWWKRYLTSLQLLQFVLLTTHTGYNLFTECDFPDSMNAVVFAYCVSLIALFSNFYYQSYLNRKSKKT, encoded by the exons ATGAGCTGTTGTCGCGTTGTCCAATCAAAATGCTGTGTGGAGCGCGCGctgtcactagtccaacgctttagTCGG TGTCAAATGGCTTCAACATGGCAAAGCGTTCAGTCCATGCGCCAGTGGATTTTAGAGAATGGAG ATAAAAGGACAGACCCATGGCTACTGGTCTACTCCCCCATGCCAGTGGCCATTATATTCCTCCTCTATCTTggtgtggtctgggctgggccCAAGCTGATGAAACGCAGGGAACCAGTTGATCTCAAGGCTGTACTCATTGTCTACAACTTCGCCatggtctgcctgtctgtctacatGTTCCACGAG TTCTTGGTCACGTCCTTGCTGTCTAACTACAGTTACCTGTGTCAACCTGTGGATTACAGCACTAGTCCACTGGCGATGAGG ATGGCCAAAGTATGCTGGTGGTTTTTCTTCTCCAAGGTCATAGAATTGGCTGACACG GTGTTCTTCATCCTGAGGAAGAAGAACAGTCAGCTGACTTTCCTGCATGTCTATCACCATGGCACCATGATCTTCAACTGGTGGGCAGGGGTCAAGTATCTGGCTGGAGGCCAAT CATTCTTCATCGGCCTGCTCAATACCTTTGTGCACATCGTGATGTACTCTTACTACGGACTGGCTGCCCTGGGGCCTCACACGCAGAAGTACTTATGGTGGAAGCGCTATCTGACCTCACTGCAGCTG CTCCAGTTTGTCCTGTTGACCACTCACACTGGCTACAACCTCTTCACTGAGTGTGACTTCCCAGACTCCATGAATGCTGTGGTGTTTGCCTACTGTGTCAGTCTCATTGCTCTCTTCAGCAACTTCTACTATCAGAGCTACCTCAACAGGAAGAGCAAGAAGACATAA